From Syntrophales bacterium, a single genomic window includes:
- a CDS encoding B12-binding domain-containing radical SAM protein yields MNVLLIQPAKAQRTIGGEDFFINEPLALEYLASGIKDNHDVKILDMRFDKNLEEVLEDFKPNVVGITSYTVTVNTVKGLFERIKKIHPDIFTVVGGHHATVAAEDFLTPFIDLIVMGEGVFVFKEIISRLEKRKGFAGIPGIAYKEDSMLIKIPSDPITDLDIFPHPARELTQKYRQHYFTEWMKPLASIRTSKGCPFRCNFCALWKLTNGKYIRRKPENIVKELSEIKEDFVFFADDESLVDAERMKTLAGLIKEAGIKKRYFLYGRSDTIIKHPELIRIWKEIGLERVFVGLEFFRDEDLKFINKGSTVENNREAVKILQSNGIEIYASFMVRPEFTREDFKAFKKYCRSLALSFPTFSVLTPLPGTDFYEEVKGKLITKNYDLFDFIHTLLPTKLPLNEFFDNLNFLYMNAKSPIKALSFMMKYPLKEIPGLIALFLRFSRQVKNAYKDY; encoded by the coding sequence ATGAATGTGCTATTAATACAGCCTGCGAAAGCTCAGAGAACAATTGGTGGAGAAGACTTTTTTATTAATGAGCCTCTGGCTCTTGAATATTTAGCATCCGGTATTAAAGACAATCATGACGTGAAAATACTGGACATGCGGTTTGATAAAAATCTTGAGGAAGTTTTAGAAGATTTCAAACCAAATGTCGTTGGAATTACTTCGTATACGGTCACTGTAAATACAGTTAAAGGCCTTTTCGAAAGAATAAAAAAAATTCATCCCGATATTTTCACTGTTGTCGGTGGGCATCATGCTACAGTTGCGGCAGAGGATTTTCTTACTCCTTTTATTGATCTAATCGTAATGGGGGAGGGGGTTTTTGTTTTTAAGGAAATTATATCGAGGCTTGAAAAGAGGAAGGGATTTGCAGGGATACCGGGAATTGCTTATAAAGAAGATTCCATGCTCATTAAGATTCCATCTGATCCCATAACCGATCTTGATATTTTTCCTCACCCTGCAAGAGAGCTTACACAAAAATATAGACAACATTATTTTACAGAATGGATGAAACCATTGGCATCGATACGGACCTCAAAAGGATGTCCCTTCAGATGTAATTTCTGTGCTTTATGGAAACTTACCAACGGTAAATATATACGGAGGAAACCTGAAAATATCGTTAAAGAACTTTCCGAAATAAAGGAAGATTTCGTCTTTTTTGCTGATGATGAATCATTGGTTGATGCGGAAAGAATGAAGACTCTTGCAGGACTGATCAAAGAAGCAGGAATCAAGAAACGATATTTTTTGTATGGGAGAAGTGATACGATTATAAAACATCCGGAGCTTATCAGAATTTGGAAGGAAATCGGTCTTGAAAGAGTTTTTGTCGGACTGGAATTTTTTAGGGATGAAGATCTTAAATTTATAAACAAAGGCTCGACCGTTGAAAATAATAGGGAAGCGGTAAAAATATTACAATCAAATGGTATTGAAATATATGCTTCTTTTATGGTGCGACCGGAATTTACAAGAGAAGATTTTAAAGCCTTTAAAAAATACTGCAGAAGTTTGGCACTCAGTTTCCCGACCTTCTCAGTTCTCACGCCTTTACCCGGAACGGATTTCTATGAAGAGGTCAAGGGAAAACTTATTACAAAAAATTATGATCTGTTTGATTTTATACATACACTGCTCCCGACAAAACTTCCCTTAAATGAATTTTTTGATAATCTCAATTTCTTATATATGAATGCAAAATCTCCGATAAAGGCACTTTCTTTCATGATGAAATATCCTTTAAAGGAAATTCCTGGTTTAATCGCTCTTTTTTTGAGATTTTCCAGACAAGTAAAAAATGCATATAAAGATTATTAA
- a CDS encoding site-specific DNA-methyltransferase, which yields MITVTAKTILGDCREALRDLRDNSVDLIFTSPPYADQRSQTYGGIKPDQYVDWFLPIGIELLRVLKPDGTFVLNIKEKAQNGERHTYVLELILAMRKIGWLWTEEMIWHKKNCYPGKWPNRFRDSWERLIQFNKSRHFNMYQEEVMVPMGNWAEKRLQNLSETDKIRDNSKVGSGFGKNISNWIGKDRAYPTNVLQLATECSNKNHSAAFPETLPEWFIKLFTKEGNTVLDPFMGSGTTLKVAQRMRRNSVGIDILPQYYDMVNAAIQPTECYLFEKRKEYAANHKQRSGTVRKGKHIGIPQ from the coding sequence ATGATTACAGTCACAGCAAAAACAATATTGGGAGATTGCCGGGAAGCTTTACGAGATCTACGCGACAACTCTGTTGATTTGATTTTTACCTCGCCACCATATGCAGACCAACGGTCACAGACATATGGTGGTATCAAGCCCGACCAGTATGTTGACTGGTTTTTGCCGATAGGCATCGAACTGCTTCGTGTTCTCAAGCCAGATGGAACTTTTGTCCTCAATATTAAAGAAAAAGCACAAAACGGAGAACGGCATACCTACGTTCTCGAATTGATTCTCGCCATGAGAAAAATTGGCTGGCTCTGGACTGAAGAAATGATTTGGCATAAGAAAAACTGTTATCCGGGAAAGTGGCCCAACCGCTTCCGTGATTCATGGGAACGACTGATACAATTTAATAAATCACGGCACTTCAACATGTATCAGGAAGAGGTTATGGTTCCTATGGGAAACTGGGCAGAAAAACGACTCCAGAACCTGAGTGAAACCGATAAAATCCGCGACAATTCAAAAGTCGGCAGCGGATTCGGCAAAAACATTTCAAACTGGATAGGAAAAGATAGAGCTTATCCTACCAATGTTCTCCAATTGGCTACGGAATGTTCCAACAAAAATCACAGCGCCGCATTCCCGGAAACTTTGCCCGAATGGTTTATCAAGCTTTTCACCAAAGAAGGCAACACTGTGCTTGATCCTTTCATGGGGTCAGGAACTACGCTCAAAGTTGCACAGAGGATGAGAAGAAACTCCGTCGGCATAGACATCCTGCCGCAGTATTACGATATGGTCAATGCAGCAATCCAACCAACCGAATGCTATCTTTTTGAAAAGAGGAAAGAATATGCCGCCAATCACAAACAGCGAAGTGGAACGGTACGTAAGGGAAAACATATCGGCATTCCACAATAA
- a CDS encoding cytosolic protein, which translates to MPPITNSEVERYVRENISAFHNKRLESINKIKLEQILKRKNPYLFKAKNIIAAPDLVKTLLDAHLSSQEETIFGDFLEGLAIHINKTVFSGDKSAAEGIDLEFNSDEVRYIVAIKSGPNWGNSSQIKKMKDNFNKAKRILRTSNSKMNIIAVNGCCYGVNKKPDKGEYQKLCGQRFWQFISGDESLFTQIIEPLGHKARERNEEFMELYAQIITKFTCSFAEEFCKDGKIDWERLVIFNSGNKK; encoded by the coding sequence ATGCCGCCAATCACAAACAGCGAAGTGGAACGGTACGTAAGGGAAAACATATCGGCATTCCACAATAAACGGCTTGAAAGTATCAACAAAATCAAGTTGGAACAAATTCTCAAGCGGAAAAACCCTTATCTGTTCAAGGCAAAAAACATTATCGCCGCTCCCGATCTTGTTAAGACCCTGCTGGATGCCCACCTCTCTTCACAAGAAGAGACTATTTTCGGCGATTTTCTTGAAGGGCTTGCAATCCACATAAATAAAACCGTTTTCAGCGGCGACAAATCAGCCGCCGAAGGTATTGACCTGGAGTTTAATTCCGATGAAGTCCGGTATATCGTAGCAATCAAATCCGGCCCCAATTGGGGCAACAGCTCCCAAATCAAGAAAATGAAAGACAACTTCAACAAGGCCAAGCGAATTTTGCGGACTTCAAATTCGAAGATGAACATTATTGCAGTCAATGGCTGCTGTTACGGAGTTAATAAAAAACCGGACAAAGGTGAATATCAAAAACTGTGCGGGCAGAGATTCTGGCAGTTTATATCTGGAGATGAATCTCTGTTTACGCAGATTATTGAACCCCTTGGACATAAAGCGAGAGAGCGAAACGAGGAGTTTATGGAACTCTATGCCCAGATTATTACAAAGTTTACTTGCAGCTTCGCGGAGGAATTCTGCAAAGACGGAAAAATTGACTGGGAGCGACTTGTCATATTCAATTCCGGAAACAAGAAATAA